The Oryzias latipes chromosome 16, ASM223467v1 genome includes a region encoding these proteins:
- the LOC101175507 gene encoding c-Myc-binding protein: MAHYRASDSKREQFRRYLEKAGVVDSLTSVLVSLYEKPEKPTNALEFVKQNLGAVGQTSEDVEALQQEVIDLRQRCARLAEENEELKAKLQQYESSSENGSTAT, from the exons ATGGCGCATTACAGA GCCTCGGACTCAAAAAGAGAGCAGTTTCGGAGATATTTGGAGAAAGCCGGTGTTGTTGATAGTCTCACCAGTg ttttagtgTCTCTGTATGAGAAGCCGGAGAAGCCCACTAATGCCCTGGA ATTTGTCAAGCAGAACCTTGGTGCCGTGGGCCAGACGTCGGAGGACGTTGAGGCTCTGCAGCAGGAGGTGATCGACCTCAGGCAGAGGTGTGCACGTCTGGCAGAGGAAAACGAAGAACTtaaagcaaag cTTCAGCAGTACGAGTCTTCGTCAGAAAATGGAAGCACAGCGACCTAG